DNA sequence from the Nitrospirae bacterium YQR-1 genome:
TCGCAATACCGGCACCCATTGGCGCAAGCACTGTATGGATTTAAAAAGTAATCCACCCCTTTTAACTGACTCCGTTTAAGTGCTGATTTTGCAGATATTTTTTCAATTTTTGCCGCCATATTAAATCCTCTCCTTAATAAATATTTTCATAATATCTTTATTCGATAGTAATGTATTTTTCAATTTTTTTCAGTCTCTTGTATGCCGGCATCCCGCAGGCGGATTTCCACCCTTCTGTTAAGTGCCCTGTGCTCCGGTGTATCGTTAGGGGCAACCGGACGTTCCTCTGCATTGCCCTTTACGTAAAACCTTGATGCCTCTATCGAGTGCATATTTGTAAAGTATTTCAACACACTTGTTGCCCTGGCAGTAGAGAGTTCCCAGTTAGACGGATACTGCCGGTTTTTTATGGGAACGTTATCAGTGTGGCCGTCTATTTCTATTATAAAAGATGGATACTTTTTTATTATTTCTGCGACAGAATCTAAAACACCTGCGGAGTCCTGTAAAATCTCAGCATTTGCCGGTTCAAACGTAACACGCTCTCTCATTGTTATTACGACTTCATTGTTTTTTGACGCCACGGTTACATCGTTTTGCAGGTTGAGTTCTTTTATGGCGGAGTTTAGCGATTGTGCCGCCTCTGAGCTGCTGTCTTTAACCGTTTCACCATTTTGCACTTTCTTTAAAGTCCCCTGATTAGCGGCTCTCTCCAGTGCCTTTTCCTTGTTTCTTGTGATAATAAAAAACATGACAAAGCACACCAAAAGCAATGACATCAAATCGGTCATTGTAATCAGCCAGAGGTTTTCATCCCCTGAGGACTTTGAATTAGCAATAAGTTTTTTGTAAGACATCCGCCATAGCTCCTAACGGGAGGTCTCTCCAAAGGCCAAAGCCTTGTCGTAGTTGTTTTTGGAGTAGATAATCTCATCAATATCCTCGTATCTGCTCAGGCGTTCTTCTATCTTAGAGGGGTGCTCCATTGATGATATAGCAACAACGCCCTCAATGGTAACATTCATAAGGCTCTCGGATGTCAGTGCATAGTCTCTGAGCTTAGCACTGAGAGGCAGCGCAATGAGGTTAGCTAAAACCACGCCGTAAAAGGTTGACATCAGTGCTACCGCCATGAGAGGGGCAAGGGCGTCTATGGAGTCAAAATTCTTAAATAATTTTATTAGACTAATAACCGTACCGGTAAGACCCAGAGACGGGGTAAGCCTCGATATAGTTTTAAGCACATTCTGACTGAAATTCAAATTAACCATTCTGTCGGTCATTTCACGATCCATGATTTCCCTTATGGCTCTTTCACTGTGATTATTGACTACAAGGGTAAGGCCAAAGCGCAGGAAATCGTCCTTAACATTTCCCTCCGTCATTTCCTCAAGCTCACGGATTCCCTTAGTGCGGTTAACCACAGCACACTCTATAATTTCCGCAACCAGCTCATTTCTCTCAGTGTTTTCACGGAATGACTGTATTATATCTTTGACTGTATTTTTAATCCGGTCTATAGGAAATGCCAGAAACATACCGACAACCGTGCCGCCTATAACAATAACGAGGGCGTCGGCATTTAAGAATACGCCTATTCCCATTCCCTTAAACACTGAAAACACTACCGCCGAAAGTACTCCGGCTATTACTGTAAATGATAACAAGTTCATTGCTTTCATCTGAACCTCCTCTGCTTTTCTTAACCAACTAACTTGCAAGTATTGTGCCAATGTATTAAATACAAGCTGTTAAGCCAAATGACAGGGTTTCCGGCACTAACTGCTTTGGAAAAATTTTCCCGCCAACCGTGAAATTCCTGCATTTCCCCTATGGTCAAAAAACTGTTAGGTGTCAAAAAAACTGTTAATCTATGCAAAGGCAGCATTACAGCTGTATGTTTTTCCGGGATTTTTCATGCTGGTTGGCCTCGGGTTAAGAGGAACTCTCTAAACCATGGTACGAGTTTACACTTGCGAAACAGCAACTGTTTCAAACGACTTTCATTACTGTAGAGGGTGTAAAAAAAGTGCAATAGCGAGAAAACTACAGCGGTATAACTACTTAATAACCTTTTCTTTCCTGAGAACGTCTTTTATCTTACTTTCAAGGTTGGTGTCGAGCCAACTGGTTATAAGCCCCTGAAACCCCTCTCTGTCTAAAATATAAACGGCGGGATTATTCTTGAGCTCATCTTTCAAAAGCATCTTAAATTCATCCCTGTCCGGTTTTTTAGCTACATCATGCTTAACTTCTTTAAGCTCCTCAGCCATACGGTCCTGTTTTTCGGCCATGCGCTTTTGCTCTTCCACCACACTTGTAAGCACAACAGCCATACTGTCCTGCCTTTCAGCCATGCGGTCCTGTTTTTCGGCCATGCGCTTTTGTTCGACCTTCATTTCCTCCATATCTCTGACCACGGGAGCAATCACTTCCTTCATTGCTTCTATTATATCTTCTTTGGTTATTACCACTTCTTTGGCAATAATATCTTTCATCTGCATCACCATAGCCTTAATATAACAAAAAACCAAAAGTCAGGTCAAATATTTTTTTGCAGCAGTAACAATGACGATAAACTCCAGCCCTCGTGTATGTTTCTATGTCAAGGGCTTTTCAAAATTGTATGATTCTTTAATAATATAAACCGGACGGCTCTTAACCTCGAGATATATTTTTCCCACGTACTCGCTTAACACCCCTATAAACATCAGCTGTATCCCCCCAAACATATAAAGAGGCAGCACTGTGGAGGCCCAGCCGGGAATAGCGTTACCATGTATTTTGGTTAAAATCGTCCAGAAAACAAGCCCCAGGGCAGCCAGAAAGTTTAGAAACCCTAGTATAAACGCAAGCCGAAGCGGGAAATTGGAAAATGACGTTATCCCCTCTACTGCAAAAGAGAGCATCTTTCTGAGCGGATACTTGGTCTCACCGGCAAAACGCTTTTCTCTCTTATAATGCACAATGCCCGGAGTAAATCTCATGTTGGGAAACATCCCTCTCAAAAAACGGTTCACTTCTCTGTATCTTTTAAATTCATTAAGCGCAGTTTTTGAAATAAGACGGTAATCGGCATGGTCATATATAAGGTTAACACCCATAAGTCGCATAAATATATAAAAAAACCTTGCAGTGAAACGTTTAAAGAAGGTATCCTCCTCACGGCTCTTTCTCACTCCATAGACTATGTCAAACCCCTCGTAGTGTTTTAATACCATTTCCTCAATTGCCTCAGGCGGGTCCTGCAAATCTGCGTCAAGTGAGACGGCCATGTCCCCAGAGGCTGCATGAAGACCGGCTGTCAGTGCAGGCTGATGGCCAAAATTGCCGCTTAACGATATTACTTTCACTTTCCTGTCCTTTTCACTTATTGCCCTGAGCTCCCTAAGCGTTGCATCCGCTGAGCCGTCATCCACATAGATTATCTCGTAATCTTTAATCAGCCCACTCTCTACATATGAGCTGACAAGAGTAGTGAGCCTGCCATAAACCTCATGAATCACAAGCTCTTCATTATAACAGGGTATGACTATGCTTAGTGTCTTTGCAGTTTTTTGATTCATAGTACTCATCAGTTAACTTAGCACCTCTTTTCTCCCATGCTTTCAGATATTTTAGAAAAGTGTTTACAGCATATAGCAGCGCAAGGATAAAACCATGCAGGCCGTCAAGAAACCCAAGGGCAACTATGTACATTTTTATAAAAGTTGCAGGGGGCTTTAATGCTAAAGCAAAAAAACCAGGCTCTTTACCGGATTTTGATATCTCTCTTGCCGAAAGGGTTGAGTAGTTATCCATCTTCTTTATAAAATCACCTATGCTCTCATATGTGTAATGTACTATCGGATTTTTCAAATAACCCAATTTGCCGTTAACTATGATTTTTTCGTGAACTTCACGCTCCTGAAACCTTCCCTCCCCGTTTCTGAATAACCTCAGCACATGGTCGGGGCTCCAGCCGCCATGCCGTATCCACCGGCCTAAAAAGAAGTTTTTCCTAGCCACATAGTAACCGTCAAAAACCTCGTCTCTCTCTGTTGCCGCCGCTATCTCTGAAACCAATCCCTGTGTTATCCTCTCATCCGCATCCAAAACAAAAACCCACGGCAGTGTTGCATACCCTATGGCTGTTTGTTTTTGCATGGCATAGCCCCTCCACGACTGAACGTAAACCCTTGCGTTATAAGACTTGCAGATTTCCACAGTTGCATCAGTGCTGCCACTGTCAACAACAATAATCTCACCTGCCGCCATAGCACTCCTTAGTGCCCCCTCTATGTTGTGCTGCTCATTGTTTGTAATAATTGCAACTGAAACGTTTTTCAAAAAAACTCCCTCTTCCGGTATTGTCACTGCACTGGTGAATTATAAATTACACGGTTAATAAAATCAATGATTCCACCTGCTCTTTTTTCATAAGTGTAGCTGCGGGCAAGCTCTCTGCTGTTTTGCGCAAGTGTGCCGGAAGTGGTTTCATCACTCAATAAGGCTTTAGTTTTAGCTATAAGGTCCTGCAAATTCCCGGGCATAAACAACATTGCACAGTGCCCATGAGTCAACACCTCACTTATCCCAGGCAGGTTTGCCGCCACTATCGGAACCCCTGCCGCCATGTACTCAAACATCTTTAGAGGCGAGGTGTATTTTGAAATCTCACTCTGGATGTTGGGAATAAAAGACAGTTTGGCGTCTTTTAAGAGCCCATTTATCTTATCATGAGGAAGATGCCCTGAAAACGTTATCCGGTTTGATACGCCAAGGTCTTTTGCAAATTGTTTAAGCTCATCAAGGCGCTCTCCACCGCCTGCAATAACAAGATTCTCATCAGGCAGATACTTCATTGCCTCTATTAAGAGGTCAATGCCCTTCCACTTATACAAAGAGCCGGAGTAAAAAAGAAAACGCTTAGCACCCTTCTTTTCACTAAAGAAATCTTCTCTTACCGCATCCGGTACTGTAGAGGATGTGTTGGCGGGCAAACCGAAAATTGAGATTATATCATCTTTTAGTTTATGTGAGATTGCAATAAAACCGTCTGATTCTTTGTATATTTTCATCTCCAGCCGCTTCAGAGCTGCTTGTCTGGAGTTTTTTTCCGTGCTCAGATGGAAAATCTCATGAGCCTCAAAAATCACAGGCATTTTAAAAAGTCCCTTAAGAGAAAGTATGAAACCTGCCGGCTTTGGGTGCCTTACCACAATAACCCCTGTGTTTTTACGTTTATACAGATAACAGGCAAGGGCTAAATTAAACAGCGCCGATATGGAGACGGAAAGGGGCCCGGATTTTCTTAAGATCGGTAAAAAAACGATTTCAAACCCTGGATTTGGGGTTAAGTTAAAGCGTTGTAATATATCATTTTGATTAATGCCATGGATTTTGCCGCTTATGAGTTTAACGTTGACGCCTTGTTTTGACAAGGCATATGCGGTATTTACGATTTGAATAAACCTTGCATTTGTACCGTTTAACATCTCCGGGACCGGGTAAAAAATTGTCATATCCTGTTTGATGCTTTATCGCTTAAGGAGCCGGCCATAGCTAAGAGTATGCTCATATTTATAATGTTTCCCTCAAAGAAGAAAACACGCATTATGATTTCCGCCGCCAATGCCGAGAGTATTGCAATAGCAGTGAAATTGGGCGTGCCGATAACATCTGATTTTATTGTAAGCAAACGGATTATCGCCCAAAGAACGGCTGCGGCAAAAAGAAATATTCCGGCAGTGCCCTGCATAAAGAAGACAGTTAAAAACACGTTATCCGGCCACTTTGGCGGCAGCATCGGAGCACCTGTGGTTGCGGCTGTTTTTGTATATCTGTCCTGCATCAAAGCAGTATCAATACCGTGGCCTGTAATTAAGCTGTCTTTGGAGATATCCACTGTTGTTTTCCATGTATTTAACCTCATGGAAACAAGAGTTTTCTCCATGATATGGTCCCTGACGTGGTCAAGTTGTACGGGGTAAAATCTAAAAAGTACAAGAACCACTATAGCCGATAAAACAATTAACTTTACGGAGAAAAATCTCTTTTCTTTTAAAAAAGCGCTCCAGATAAAACCTGCACATAAAGCAGCGACCAGTGAGGCTCTGACGCCGATAAAGAACAGCCCTGCAATAGAAAACATAGCAATTATAAACCATAAAACCCCCTTTACTCCCTTTCCATCGGCATACTGAACAAACATAAAGGGTAGAAAAAATGTAGCCGTCAAAGAGAGGTTCCTGGCAGTGTCATAATCAATCCAACTTGTGGATGGCATAGCGGCTCTGGATATAAAAACAGTATAAAAAAAACGTATAACTCCCAGAAGGGCTAAAATCGTGCAAAGCAATTTTATCTTGTCCTTTCCGTTAAAGGCGGTGGCTAACATGGCATAAAGCATGACAGGCATTAAGTACATGGTATAGAGAGGCAATAAAATCTTAGCAGACGGGCTGTTACCTGAGAAAGAGGAGGAAACAACAGCAGAAAAGAAAAGCAATATAAGGGAAACAAACGTGACGTTTTTCCATCTGAAACCTAAGCTGAACGTTACAAGGGACAGAAGACACCAGGCTGCCAGCGATGTATAAAGTGAAATGTTTCGGTATCTTTCATAGCCGTCAAAAAAAAGAAACACTATAAACAGTATTGTACCTATCCGCAGTATGGTAAGAAAAATATCCTTCAACATTGTACTTCTCCTTTTTATTATCCATCTTATGCGCTACAACAGTCACTATATAAAATAAAAGGCTCCCCACAAATAAGCAGCTCAATTAAGAAAGAATATAGTTATACCAAGTAGCCTTCAATAGTTATCTTGTTTTCAAGCCCTTAGAAAGTACATCTGTGCTCATAAGAATGTCTGTCTCCCCATTCATAAAGCTGTCAACTTTATTCCAGTCTGGATTAGACTTTAACCAGCAGCTGAAAATAGCTGTCTCTTGATATGCCGGCTGTTGTCAAGTTGTTTTTAATGATTGATATCGGCACCTCATCGTATGCAGGAATAACAACAGGTCTTGAAACTCCTTCTTTAACGTAAGACCGGTGGCTCCCTTCCTGCCTTGCAAAACTAAAACCTGCGGCAAGAAAGACTTTCTCAAGTGTCCTCCATGATACTGGTGTTATTCTGGACATTTTTCAGACAGCAACTGCAGTTGAATGCCTCTCTGTAGCAATCCACATGGGACAAACCCAGTTCCCATCCTGGAACTCATAACCACTTTCTTCCAGTATAACGCTAACTGTTCCTATATCTGATGCCGTTGTAAGGAAAAGGAGCACCGCCTCATCTAAAGCCTTTCGTGCATCTTCCGGCGTCCTGCCTGAACTCATAACATCCAGCGGCATTGCATGGGCTATAAACTGAGTGCCTTCTTTCCAAATATGAACTGTGTATTCGATATCCATAAAAAAAGTCCCCCCGCAGGTTTAACTGTAACACTAATGCTATGCTAACACAAACACTAAAATAAATCAAAAATTTCCCTTACGCTCAAAAGCAACTGTTATACTTCTCATAAAGATCGCTTAATACCAAACGTCTAACTTCGTTGGCTTCGTCAAAAGCTCCGGGGCAACCCACCCTAAAGGGGAATCCGGGGAGGCGTCCCCTTCTACTTGCCGCCTGTGTTTACTTCTGACTGCAACTATATACTATCTTTGTTTTTTAGTTTTCTTCAGACAGTACACTCCAAAGAAACTCACATCAAGTGCCTGTCTTAAGCCCCAAACAATGTAAAACACTCTGAAGCAACTTATCCACAACTATAGGTTTTACAACATTGTCGCATACCTTTCCGCTTAAGTGATATTGATCATTATAGGCGGTGGTAATAATTATTTGCTGTGAGGCGTTTATCTCCAATATCTTGTCAATCATTGTCAATCCGCCCATTACCGGCATCTCCACATCGGCTATTACTATATCAATCTCATTGCAGTTATCTCTGTAAATTTTAAGCCCTTCCCTGCCGTTTTCCGCCTCATAGACTTTAGCAAATTTTCTCCTGAGCATACGTCCAAGTATTTTTCTAAGCAGCTCATCGTTGTCCACACACAGCACCGTTAACGTTTTTAATAGTTCATTATCTGATTTCATAACTCTATCCTGAACTCACACCATCCATCAACACTTTTTACTGAAATGGCGCCGTTGATACTCTTTTCTATAATTACTTTTGAAATATACAAACCTAAACCTGTCCCCCTTGACTTATCTTTAGTTGTAAAATAGGGATCAAAAATTTTACCAATAA
Encoded proteins:
- a CDS encoding OmpA family protein — protein: MSYKKLIANSKSSGDENLWLITMTDLMSLLLVCFVMFFIITRNKEKALERAANQGTLKKVQNGETVKDSSSEAAQSLNSAIKELNLQNDVTVASKNNEVVITMRERVTFEPANAEILQDSAGVLDSVAEIIKKYPSFIIEIDGHTDNVPIKNRQYPSNWELSTARATSVLKYFTNMHSIEASRFYVKGNAEERPVAPNDTPEHRALNRRVEIRLRDAGIQETEKN
- a CDS encoding MotA/TolQ/ExbB proton channel family protein — translated: MKAMNLLSFTVIAGVLSAVVFSVFKGMGIGVFLNADALVIVIGGTVVGMFLAFPIDRIKNTVKDIIQSFRENTERNELVAEIIECAVVNRTKGIRELEEMTEGNVKDDFLRFGLTLVVNNHSERAIREIMDREMTDRMVNLNFSQNVLKTISRLTPSLGLTGTVISLIKLFKNFDSIDALAPLMAVALMSTFYGVVLANLIALPLSAKLRDYALTSESLMNVTIEGVVAISSMEHPSKIEERLSRYEDIDEIIYSKNNYDKALAFGETSR
- a CDS encoding glycosyltransferase family 2 protein, which translates into the protein MSTMNQKTAKTLSIVIPCYNEELVIHEVYGRLTTLVSSYVESGLIKDYEIIYVDDGSADATLRELRAISEKDRKVKVISLSGNFGHQPALTAGLHAASGDMAVSLDADLQDPPEAIEEMVLKHYEGFDIVYGVRKSREEDTFFKRFTARFFYIFMRLMGVNLIYDHADYRLISKTALNEFKRYREVNRFLRGMFPNMRFTPGIVHYKREKRFAGETKYPLRKMLSFAVEGITSFSNFPLRLAFILGFLNFLAALGLVFWTILTKIHGNAIPGWASTVLPLYMFGGIQLMFIGVLSEYVGKIYLEVKSRPVYIIKESYNFEKPLT
- a CDS encoding glycosyltransferase family 2 protein, which gives rise to MKNVSVAIITNNEQHNIEGALRSAMAAGEIIVVDSGSTDATVEICKSYNARVYVQSWRGYAMQKQTAIGYATLPWVFVLDADERITQGLVSEIAAATERDEVFDGYYVARKNFFLGRWIRHGGWSPDHVLRLFRNGEGRFQEREVHEKIIVNGKLGYLKNPIVHYTYESIGDFIKKMDNYSTLSAREISKSGKEPGFFALALKPPATFIKMYIVALGFLDGLHGFILALLYAVNTFLKYLKAWEKRGAKLTDEYYESKNCKDTKHSHTLL
- a CDS encoding glycosyltransferase family 4 protein; the protein is MTIFYPVPEMLNGTNARFIQIVNTAYALSKQGVNVKLISGKIHGINQNDILQRFNLTPNPGFEIVFLPILRKSGPLSVSISALFNLALACYLYKRKNTGVIVVRHPKPAGFILSLKGLFKMPVIFEAHEIFHLSTEKNSRQAALKRLEMKIYKESDGFIAISHKLKDDIISIFGLPANTSSTVPDAVREDFFSEKKGAKRFLFYSGSLYKWKGIDLLIEAMKYLPDENLVIAGGGERLDELKQFAKDLGVSNRITFSGHLPHDKINGLLKDAKLSFIPNIQSEISKYTSPLKMFEYMAAGVPIVAANLPGISEVLTHGHCAMLFMPGNLQDLIAKTKALLSDETTSGTLAQNSRELARSYTYEKRAGGIIDFINRVIYNSPVQ
- a CDS encoding O-antigen ligase family protein is translated as MLKDIFLTILRIGTILFIVFLFFDGYERYRNISLYTSLAAWCLLSLVTFSLGFRWKNVTFVSLILLFFSAVVSSSFSGNSPSAKILLPLYTMYLMPVMLYAMLATAFNGKDKIKLLCTILALLGVIRFFYTVFISRAAMPSTSWIDYDTARNLSLTATFFLPFMFVQYADGKGVKGVLWFIIAMFSIAGLFFIGVRASLVAALCAGFIWSAFLKEKRFFSVKLIVLSAIVVLVLFRFYPVQLDHVRDHIMEKTLVSMRLNTWKTTVDISKDSLITGHGIDTALMQDRYTKTAATTGAPMLPPKWPDNVFLTVFFMQGTAGIFLFAAAVLWAIIRLLTIKSDVIGTPNFTAIAILSALAAEIIMRVFFFEGNIINMSILLAMAGSLSDKASNRI
- a CDS encoding type II toxin-antitoxin system HicA family toxin codes for the protein MSRITPVSWRTLEKVFLAAGFSFARQEGSHRSYVKEGVSRPVVIPAYDEVPISIIKNNLTTAGISRDSYFQLLVKV
- a CDS encoding response regulator — encoded protein: MKSDNELLKTLTVLCVDNDELLRKILGRMLRRKFAKVYEAENGREGLKIYRDNCNEIDIVIADVEMPVMGGLTMIDKILEINASQQIIITTAYNDQYHLSGKVCDNVVKPIVVDKLLQSVLHCLGLKTGT